TCCGGCAATTGTTATTTATAATGGAAAATTAATACGCGATACTATGAAAAAGAATAAACTTGATATTGATCAATTGCAGCATTTACTACGTGAGAAGGATACATTTTCAATACGTGAAGTCGAGTTTGCAATCTTAGAAGCAAATGGTTCACTATCTGTGTTAAAAAAATCCGATTATCAAAACCCTACGAGAAAAGACATGAAGCTTGCTTCACAGGATGTTGATTTATCAACAACTTTAATTAATGACGGAGAAATTATATATGATAATTTAAATGAGAAGAACTTAAACGAGGAATGGTTAATGGAGCAATTAATTGAACAAGGATATAATCGAATAGAAGATGTATTCTATGCGGAGTACACGAAAGGACAGAAAATGCTTATACTTCCTTACACTAATCGAAACCATCAAAAATGGGAACCATAAGAATTTTTGAGACCCTTTCAATAAAAAACGCTACAATAAAGTAGCGTTTTCTTTTATATATAATTATTAATGTGCATCCCCTTTCCAGTTAATTCTCCAAATAAATCCCCGGCCACCCCTCGAGCATCATATTGACGCATGTTTCCCCTGTTAAACGCGTCATATTTGGCTGAAATTTCTTGATGCTCTTTTTCAAGAATTACTTTAAAAGGGCTTTCGATAAAATGCTTGTTCCCCTTCTCATGTATGGTTCTTCTCTGATAATCATTATATTGAAAGTGCGTTATCGGTAAAATATAACTCATTCCCCCACCCCTTATCAGATTATTTAAAATATATATACGTATAACATATAAGATTATTGTCCGTTCAGCAACTATTTATATATCCCCTTTTTTATAAACGTAATCTCCTTATTATTTTTAGCGGTTTATTCTCCATCCATAAAACTCGGTTAAATGCCCACACAATCCAAGTAAAGGCACATATCCTATAAAGGAAAGTAAATACTTTTGAGAGGAGCTATTTTCATGGGATGTGGGAAAAATAATGATTCTGGAAATTGTGTTGTAGATATCCTTAAAGACATTGTAGACGCACAAAATGATATCGTGGAAAATTGCTGTGACACGAGCTGTGATGAATCCATTAGCGATCTACTCGGTGAGAATGATAATGGTAATGGTTTAGATACAGTACCAATAATTTTATATTGTAAAGATGGCTGTAAACCATTTAAGGGATTTGGTGCTCTAAAAGAGAGAAGAAATAAAATCGGACCAATTCTTGCTAGCTTTATTTTTAGAGTGAAAAAAGTCGACAAAGTTCATTGTGCTGTCCTTGAACTTCTGCTAAAAGACGGTGAAAATACTGGATGTGAACATTTGAAGTGTCCTACGGATCAAAGCACAGATAAACTTCGCGCAACAGGTATTTGTATAACAGTTGACCTAGATTGCTTCTGCC
This region of Oceanobacillus sp. FSL K6-2867 genomic DNA includes:
- a CDS encoding DUF421 domain-containing protein yields the protein MHEYLTMFYELVFGFFALFVATKVLGKTQISQITAFDFISALLLGELVGNALFDPQAGVLEIAFVVAVYGILMYVTEIITQKFKGTRSFIEGNPAIVIYNGKLIRDTMKKNKLDIDQLQHLLREKDTFSIREVEFAILEANGSLSVLKKSDYQNPTRKDMKLASQDVDLSTTLINDGEIIYDNLNEKNLNEEWLMEQLIEQGYNRIEDVFYAEYTKGQKMLILPYTNRNHQKWEP
- a CDS encoding CotY/CotZ family spore coat protein — protein: MGCGKNNDSGNCVVDILKDIVDAQNDIVENCCDTSCDESISDLLGENDNGNGLDTVPIILYCKDGCKPFKGFGALKERRNKIGPILASFIFRVKKVDKVHCAVLELLLKDGENTGCEHLKCPTDQSTDKLRATGICITVDLDCFCHVTCLPAIDAFNRDFH